One window of Thermoplasmata archaeon genomic DNA carries:
- a CDS encoding universal stress protein, giving the protein MKPRANQPQGRFRRVLLATDGSENATRAARAAIDLAKTYHAELVVVTAIPAPTALMRTTNPAFPQSTAALGEYYTYARAEAAAVLEAAVELAKEQGVAARRLVLDQPASPVEAIVRCAEREKADLIVVGTRGLSGFRKLLIGSVSRGVVNHATCPVLVVR; this is encoded by the coding sequence ATGAAGCCTCGGGCAAACCAACCCCAAGGGAGGTTCCGTCGCGTCCTCCTGGCGACCGACGGGTCCGAGAACGCGACGCGGGCGGCTCGAGCTGCGATCGACCTCGCGAAGACGTACCACGCCGAGCTCGTCGTCGTGACCGCGATCCCGGCGCCGACCGCGCTGATGCGGACCACGAATCCGGCGTTTCCCCAGTCCACGGCGGCCCTGGGCGAGTACTACACGTACGCGAGGGCGGAGGCCGCCGCCGTGTTGGAGGCTGCGGTCGAGCTCGCGAAGGAGCAGGGCGTCGCGGCACGCCGCCTGGTCCTCGATCAGCCCGCGTCCCCCGTGGAGGCCATCGTGCGTTGCGCGGAACGAGAGAAGGCCGATCTGATCGTCGTGGGGACCCGCGGCCTCTCGGGGTTCCGGAAACTGCTCATCGGCAGCGTCTCGCGGGGCGTCGTGAACCATGCGACGTGCCCTGTCCTCGTCGTTCGGTGA